Proteins from a genomic interval of Rubinisphaera italica:
- a CDS encoding MotA/TolQ/ExbB proton channel family protein: protein MKTTQKSPAPLESGRKNKAANLGTHPLLWGSIACVLFYLALPYTPFQQELLTRYCCSHPLEYITIGLFFFGMSTLIFRWRELHLETESVKSARCILQEVEQDKATGYDLAISILEKIRGLGDKVSGSIAGQRLLEAANYFRKTNSSEHLESHLRHCADLELDRSQQRLGLVNTISWAIPIVGFLGTVMGITIAIANVSPEQLDQSLSEVTSGLGVAFDTTALSLSLSLVLVFATFRIRSRQEELLNEIEAGVDQPLTILFHAGSTNNMVDDQLVISQQLMEASERIVTEATAAWRDTLNQLQGRLLLTLESEQQSFLGMIEQGFSSSLESQQNYLSAVRSRESERTNELLSHLETTLTDWNFTLSEVSGGLRSQIEEQRSQTILLHNMVEKQQTLTTLQQKLDESIDAHRITETLDQTLNSLTAAIQLLNARVNSSSRAA from the coding sequence ATGAAGACAACTCAAAAATCACCTGCACCACTCGAAAGTGGTCGCAAAAACAAAGCTGCCAATCTAGGCACTCACCCGCTGCTCTGGGGTTCCATCGCCTGTGTGCTGTTTTACCTGGCCTTGCCATATACTCCATTTCAACAGGAGTTGCTAACTCGTTACTGCTGCTCCCATCCACTGGAATACATAACAATCGGCTTGTTCTTCTTTGGGATGTCGACATTAATTTTCCGTTGGCGAGAACTTCATCTGGAGACAGAATCAGTCAAGTCCGCTCGATGCATTCTTCAGGAAGTCGAGCAGGATAAGGCGACTGGTTATGATCTGGCGATTTCAATCCTTGAAAAAATCCGAGGGCTGGGGGACAAAGTCTCTGGCTCAATTGCCGGTCAGCGATTGCTTGAGGCCGCCAATTATTTTCGGAAGACAAATTCCAGCGAACATCTGGAAAGTCATTTACGACATTGTGCAGACCTCGAACTCGATCGCTCTCAGCAACGTCTCGGACTGGTGAATACAATCAGTTGGGCGATTCCCATCGTCGGATTTCTCGGTACTGTGATGGGGATTACGATCGCCATCGCCAATGTATCGCCCGAACAACTCGATCAATCTTTGTCAGAAGTAACGAGCGGACTCGGAGTTGCCTTTGACACGACGGCTCTGTCTCTTTCCCTATCGTTAGTTCTGGTTTTTGCAACATTTCGGATTCGCAGTCGTCAAGAAGAATTGTTGAATGAAATTGAAGCGGGGGTTGATCAACCTTTAACGATTCTGTTTCATGCTGGCTCGACTAACAACATGGTTGACGACCAACTCGTGATTTCTCAACAATTGATGGAGGCTTCCGAGCGGATTGTTACTGAGGCGACCGCCGCCTGGCGAGATACGCTAAATCAGCTGCAGGGGCGGCTGCTCTTAACGCTTGAGTCCGAACAGCAGAGCTTCCTCGGCATGATCGAACAAGGTTTTTCCAGTTCGCTCGAATCGCAACAAAACTATCTCTCGGCGGTTCGCTCGCGAGAATCAGAACGAACCAACGAATTGCTCTCTCATCTGGAAACAACACTCACTGACTGGAACTTTACGTTGAGTGAAGTCAGTGGTGGGTTGCGGTCGCAAATCGAAGAACAGCGTTCGCAAACGATTCTGTTGCACAACATGGTCGAGAAACAACAAACTCTGACGACATTGCAGCAGAAACTGGATGAATCGATTGACGCACATCGGATTACAGAAACATTGGATCAAACGCTTAATAGTTTGACGGCAGCGATTCAACTGTTAAATGCCCGTGTTAATTCTTCGAGCCGTGCTGCGTGA
- the cls gene encoding cardiolipin synthase — MNTTTIVVSAHLLIEVILIIRVISRPHREPASRIAWIAVIAALPFLGMLIYLLFGETSIGRRRIERNQQVIQELPALPAIGPEDAENLRAHVPERYLHLFQTGQSINGFEVIGGNSARLMADSNASIESMVADIDAATDHVHLLFYIWLPDNNGLKIVDSLKRAAARGVTCRAMADDLGSRTMIRSEHWVQMQQAGVLTARALPIGNPLLRPLQGRIDLRNHRKILVIDGRITYCGSQNCADPEFLVKAKFAPWVDAVMRFEGPIVRQNQHLFASDWMTYAEEDDAHIAELLKSPMVATQSGFPAQVIGTGPTVRYSAMPDVFESLFHAARHELTISTPYYVPDESMQNSLCAAAWRGVKTTIIFPARNDSWIVGGASRSYYASLLEAGVQIYEYEGGLLHTKSLTLDGEVTLIGSANMDRRSFELNYENNILFYDPEMTKQMRARQEQYLSNSHQVTLEMVESWSLAHRLCNNTLATLGPIL, encoded by the coding sequence TTGAACACAACAACAATTGTTGTCAGCGCTCATCTTCTGATCGAAGTGATACTGATTATTCGTGTGATATCCCGTCCCCATCGCGAGCCAGCTTCTCGGATTGCGTGGATCGCGGTGATTGCCGCTTTACCATTTCTGGGGATGCTGATCTACCTGTTATTCGGTGAGACTAGTATTGGTCGTCGTCGTATTGAGCGTAATCAACAAGTGATTCAAGAGTTGCCTGCTCTCCCGGCCATCGGTCCTGAGGATGCGGAGAACTTGCGTGCCCATGTGCCCGAACGCTACCTGCATTTGTTTCAAACCGGCCAATCGATTAATGGATTTGAAGTCATTGGAGGGAACTCGGCTCGACTGATGGCTGACTCGAACGCTTCCATTGAATCGATGGTGGCGGATATCGATGCCGCCACGGACCATGTGCATCTGCTGTTCTATATCTGGTTACCCGATAACAACGGTCTTAAAATTGTCGATTCACTCAAACGAGCCGCCGCAAGGGGAGTGACTTGCCGTGCAATGGCTGATGACTTGGGATCGAGAACGATGATCCGCTCCGAGCATTGGGTTCAGATGCAGCAGGCTGGAGTTCTCACCGCCCGGGCTTTGCCAATTGGCAATCCACTCTTGCGTCCTTTACAGGGACGAATCGATCTGAGAAATCATCGCAAGATTTTAGTGATTGATGGCCGGATAACCTATTGCGGCAGTCAGAATTGTGCAGACCCGGAATTTCTGGTCAAGGCAAAATTTGCTCCCTGGGTGGATGCTGTGATGAGGTTTGAGGGACCGATTGTTCGGCAGAATCAGCATCTGTTCGCCAGTGACTGGATGACTTACGCCGAAGAGGATGATGCACATATTGCAGAATTGCTGAAATCGCCAATGGTGGCAACTCAATCGGGTTTTCCTGCACAGGTCATCGGCACGGGGCCGACGGTGCGGTACTCAGCGATGCCTGATGTTTTTGAGTCACTGTTTCATGCTGCCCGTCATGAACTGACAATTTCAACGCCCTATTATGTTCCTGATGAATCGATGCAGAATTCTCTTTGTGCGGCTGCCTGGCGCGGAGTGAAAACGACTATCATCTTCCCGGCAAGAAACGATTCCTGGATCGTAGGAGGAGCCAGTCGCAGTTACTATGCCAGTTTACTAGAGGCGGGAGTTCAGATTTACGAATACGAAGGTGGGTTACTACACACAAAATCGTTGACGCTCGATGGCGAGGTGACGCTAATTGGTTCAGCCAATATGGACCGTCGAAGCTTCGAGTTGAACTACGAAAACAACATTCTGTTCTACGATCCCGAGATGACAAAACAGATGAGAGCACGCCAGGAACAATACCTGTCCAACTCTCATCAGGTCACACTGGAAATGGTAGAATCGTGGTCGCTCGCTCATCGCCTCTGCAACAACACACTCGCGACATTGGGGCCTATTTTGTAG
- a CDS encoding tetratricopeptide repeat protein, with protein sequence MAQSKSDSSNKNKIYRLIILMSVLILMSVAFYWYRVFSPNQQYREALRISSYNPEKAELLLKEAIHCSSSEHPEWQFLRLKLLTKMNRWDEVLEVWNQMSDPNAFPAEDLCQLAFVAQQNGQLDFAQRLFQIARHDQQLRPNILRSLIQIKLQMGQEDLALKDCQELLELNRQDATVWQVIGTVHMTRKEVAEAEHAFRQCLKNSKNSIQVMKVREDLIQVLIDAGQLEQASKEWDQLQATTSALSERALLEKAWLLRTAGEYVQGLKILEELLGTRKNASDKVYHMRGMLLIDAGKLEPALKDFRRVTSNQPWNKEAHQQLAVVYTRINQPELAEQHRRIAEELNDKSLTLLRLNGELMQNPGDKELRQQIADLYMELGMQDKAMNIQRTYASPQKLEMTN encoded by the coding sequence ATGGCACAATCCAAATCTGACTCCAGCAATAAAAATAAAATCTATCGATTGATCATACTCATGTCGGTATTGATTCTGATGTCTGTCGCATTCTATTGGTATCGCGTTTTTTCCCCGAATCAACAATACCGAGAGGCTTTGCGTATTTCGTCTTACAATCCAGAGAAAGCAGAACTACTTCTGAAAGAGGCTATTCATTGTTCTTCTTCTGAACATCCAGAATGGCAATTTCTGCGACTAAAACTGCTCACGAAGATGAATCGTTGGGATGAGGTGCTGGAAGTTTGGAATCAGATGAGTGATCCGAACGCATTTCCTGCTGAGGACCTTTGCCAGTTGGCATTCGTGGCTCAACAAAATGGTCAGTTGGATTTTGCTCAACGACTTTTTCAGATTGCCAGGCATGATCAACAGTTACGACCCAATATCCTCAGGTCTCTTATTCAGATAAAACTTCAAATGGGCCAGGAAGATCTCGCCTTAAAAGATTGTCAGGAATTGTTAGAACTCAACCGACAAGATGCAACCGTATGGCAAGTTATTGGGACGGTCCATATGACGCGGAAAGAGGTCGCCGAAGCCGAGCATGCTTTCCGTCAATGCTTAAAGAATTCTAAGAACTCGATTCAGGTAATGAAAGTTCGTGAAGATCTTATTCAGGTACTCATCGATGCTGGTCAGCTTGAACAGGCTAGTAAGGAATGGGATCAGCTTCAGGCGACAACATCCGCGCTGTCAGAACGTGCCCTTCTGGAAAAGGCCTGGCTACTGAGAACCGCAGGAGAATACGTACAGGGACTGAAAATACTTGAAGAACTTCTTGGAACTCGTAAAAACGCTAGTGACAAAGTTTATCACATGCGAGGCATGTTACTGATAGACGCTGGGAAACTGGAGCCAGCCCTTAAAGATTTTCGTCGAGTAACCAGCAACCAACCTTGGAATAAAGAGGCTCATCAACAATTGGCTGTTGTTTACACTCGAATTAACCAGCCTGAGTTAGCCGAACAACATCGAAGAATTGCAGAGGAGTTAAATGACAAATCGTTAACATTATTGAGGTTGAATGGTGAACTCATGCAAAATCCAGGAGACAAGGAACTCCGTCAGCAAATCGCAGATCTCTACATGGAATTGGGAATGCAAGACAAAGCGATGAATATTCAGAGAACTTACGCTTCACCTCAAAAATTAGAAATGACCAATTGA
- a CDS encoding CRTAC1 family protein: MSDAVPREEQPGDWFLDVTSETGINFHHHSGRESQQFTMVETFGSGIAVFDYDLDGLLDIYCVGGGAISSDLAISGIPGRLYRNMGNFRFEDVTAESGLDCTIDYSHGVAVGDVNSDHYPDLFVTCYGRSELFLNKQDGTFQKITEESRLNLDGWHTSAAFADLNQDGHLDLYVAGYLQWKPSRDELCIDPKSGLRDVCMPGIYPDAPDHLFFGQGDETFVEQSEIAGLRKDGKGLGVVIADFDRNHILDIYVANDVVRNHFYLGQKDGTWLDFAVPSGVIGNEFGAPEGSMGVHAADIDRDGWLDIVVTNYEFEENDLYHNEHNGMFTHMTVSLGLAGPCKPYVGFGTLLTDLDMDGWDDLVIVNGHVVYRNRAYSYQQPAFLYRNLEGKRFQDATSSAGPWFSVPHAGRGIAVGDLNNDGGPDLIVSEQDGPVSILKNLYKPQKWIGIQLIGDESRSDVTGATVVVEGVVPELSKTVISGGSYLSHSDNRLLFSLESLDVDRVDITLTWPDQTQERFPLLELKRYHQIKKGTGVNLIKNISAGDDSRARDF, translated from the coding sequence ATGTCTGATGCCGTCCCCAGAGAAGAGCAACCCGGCGACTGGTTTCTAGACGTGACTTCAGAAACAGGGATCAACTTTCACCATCACTCAGGACGAGAGTCTCAACAGTTCACAATGGTTGAAACATTTGGTTCGGGCATTGCAGTGTTTGATTATGATCTCGATGGCCTGTTAGATATCTATTGCGTGGGTGGTGGCGCCATCTCTTCGGATCTGGCAATCTCTGGAATTCCAGGGCGTCTGTACAGAAACATGGGGAACTTTCGCTTTGAAGATGTGACCGCTGAAAGTGGCTTAGATTGTACTATCGATTATTCCCATGGAGTTGCCGTCGGCGATGTGAATTCCGATCACTACCCGGATCTGTTTGTGACATGTTATGGACGCTCTGAGTTATTCTTGAACAAACAAGATGGAACCTTTCAAAAGATCACTGAAGAAAGCAGATTGAATTTAGATGGCTGGCACACCTCCGCTGCCTTTGCAGATCTGAATCAAGATGGTCACCTCGATTTGTATGTTGCCGGCTACTTGCAATGGAAACCAAGTCGAGATGAATTGTGTATCGATCCAAAGAGTGGATTGCGAGATGTCTGCATGCCGGGCATCTACCCGGATGCACCAGATCATCTGTTTTTTGGACAGGGAGACGAAACCTTTGTCGAGCAATCAGAAATAGCCGGATTAAGGAAAGATGGCAAAGGCCTGGGCGTAGTGATTGCAGACTTCGACAGGAATCATATTCTGGATATCTATGTCGCAAATGACGTCGTCAGGAATCACTTCTATCTTGGCCAAAAGGATGGTACGTGGTTAGATTTTGCGGTCCCCTCTGGTGTGATTGGCAATGAATTTGGAGCCCCTGAAGGCAGCATGGGAGTTCATGCTGCTGACATTGATCGGGATGGTTGGCTGGACATCGTTGTGACAAATTACGAATTTGAAGAAAACGACCTGTATCATAATGAACACAATGGAATGTTTACTCATATGACAGTTTCGTTGGGACTGGCAGGGCCGTGTAAACCCTATGTTGGTTTTGGCACCCTGCTGACGGATTTGGATATGGATGGATGGGATGATCTGGTCATCGTCAACGGGCATGTGGTCTATCGCAATCGGGCATATAGCTATCAGCAACCAGCATTTCTTTATCGGAATCTGGAGGGCAAGCGATTTCAAGATGCGACTTCATCAGCCGGTCCCTGGTTTAGTGTTCCGCATGCAGGCCGAGGAATAGCCGTCGGGGATCTTAATAACGATGGGGGACCAGATTTAATCGTTTCGGAACAGGATGGCCCAGTATCTATCCTCAAAAACCTATATAAGCCTCAAAAATGGATTGGGATTCAATTAATCGGTGATGAATCCAGGTCTGATGTGACTGGTGCAACGGTCGTTGTAGAAGGAGTCGTTCCTGAGTTATCTAAGACGGTCATCAGCGGGGGAAGCTATCTGTCTCACTCTGACAATCGTCTTCTCTTTTCACTGGAATCCCTCGACGTTGATCGGGTTGATATTACCCTGACTTGGCCAGATCAAACTCAGGAACGATTTCCACTGCTCGAGTTGAAGCGGTATCATCAAATCAAAAAGGGAACCGGAGTTAATCTCATCAAAAATATTTCAGCCGGGGATGATTCCCGTGCCAGAGATTTCTAA
- a CDS encoding DUF1559 domain-containing protein encodes MKIRRNISGFTLIELLVVIAIIAILVALLLPAVQQAREAARRSSCKNNLKQLGLALHNYHDVYSTFPPGATWSQDQNWGSSFFVSILPYVEQGAAYDQINFDVWPGWATNFPVYNGLMVNTYKCPSSPLEKWRERDNVKLLIPDYVGIAGVTVGPAPADTDTNNILDGTNITISGRVGRDGARSCLVVNNGRIEMNGVLHYQSSVKFKDIIDGTSNTIAIGEQSDFGDLQTDIRSGWNWGGWMGCANCWDRANLGHFDGAHTANLTTLHVNWPIGTKPRRDSHAFLGAGGEGPGNLPIQSAHSGGLQVVLCDGSVRFLSNNIDMGTGFNLADRRDKNVIGEF; translated from the coding sequence ATGAAAATCAGACGAAACATTTCAGGGTTCACGCTAATTGAGCTTCTCGTAGTTATCGCAATCATTGCAATTCTGGTGGCCTTATTGTTGCCCGCAGTGCAACAGGCACGTGAAGCGGCGAGAAGAAGCAGTTGTAAAAATAACCTGAAACAGCTCGGTTTGGCACTCCACAATTATCATGACGTCTACAGTACATTTCCACCAGGAGCAACCTGGAGTCAAGATCAGAACTGGGGCAGTTCTTTTTTCGTTTCCATACTTCCCTATGTTGAACAAGGTGCAGCGTACGATCAGATAAATTTCGATGTGTGGCCTGGCTGGGCAACTAACTTTCCTGTTTACAATGGATTAATGGTTAATACCTACAAATGTCCATCTTCTCCTTTGGAAAAATGGCGTGAACGCGATAATGTCAAACTATTAATTCCTGATTACGTGGGGATTGCCGGTGTGACCGTTGGGCCAGCTCCTGCCGATACGGACACGAACAACATTCTGGATGGTACAAACATTACCATTTCGGGAAGAGTTGGCCGGGATGGCGCTCGCTCCTGCCTTGTTGTGAATAATGGTCGAATCGAAATGAATGGTGTCTTGCATTATCAAAGTAGCGTGAAGTTTAAAGATATTATTGACGGCACCTCCAACACCATTGCAATCGGTGAGCAGTCAGATTTTGGTGATCTACAAACAGATATCCGTTCCGGCTGGAACTGGGGTGGCTGGATGGGCTGTGCGAACTGCTGGGATCGTGCCAACTTGGGCCATTTTGATGGCGCACATACAGCTAACCTTACGACATTACATGTCAACTGGCCGATCGGCACAAAACCACGTCGGGATAGTCATGCATTTTTGGGAGCTGGAGGAGAAGGGCCTGGAAACTTGCCGATTCAATCTGCTCATTCAGGAGGATTACAGGTCGTTCTTTGTGACGGAAGTGTTCGCTTCCTAAGCAACAATATCGACATGGGCACGGGCTTCAATCTTGCTGATCGTCGCGATAAGAATGTCATCGGCGAATTTTAG
- a CDS encoding IS1380 family transposase: MTQCSTKSLTFQPHQRREVVANFDGLMITSDAGGLLLRELDNKLKLTSRVAGCFSDHRDFDYIEHSVLELVRQRIFALTLGYEDLNDHDRLRDDPLLALLAGKDDLTGQQRARERDRGHALAGKSTLNRLELTPPGASPESRYKKITASCSDFSRLFVDLFLDAHQRPPEEIILDFDATDDPLHGHQLGRFFHGYYKQYCYLPLYIFCGEHLLCAQLRPADIDASLGTVEQLQRIVPLIRQRWPEVRIVIRGDSGFCREPIMQWCEKNEVQYILGLAKNERLKEMIEAQRVAAKLFFDDTKQAARLFADLRYRTLKSWSCQRRVVAKAEHLSKGENPRFVVTNLTEDQADARTLYEDLYCQRGEMENRIKEQQLCLFADRTSCATMRANQLRLWFSSVAYVLLAALRRHGLQGTDHAKARCDTIRVKLLKIGAQVRVTCRKVWLSLSEAYPYRELFGQVWQNLQDLPPRPVPG; this comes from the coding sequence ATGACACAGTGTTCCACAAAGTCCCTCACTTTTCAACCCCACCAGCGTCGCGAAGTCGTGGCCAATTTTGATGGTCTGATGATCACCTCCGATGCGGGCGGGCTCTTGCTGCGGGAACTCGATAACAAGCTGAAGTTGACTTCACGGGTCGCTGGTTGTTTTAGCGATCATCGCGATTTCGATTATATTGAGCACTCCGTGCTCGAACTGGTCAGGCAGCGTATTTTTGCGTTAACGCTCGGCTATGAAGACCTCAATGATCATGACCGCCTGCGGGATGACCCGTTGCTCGCGCTGCTGGCCGGCAAAGACGATCTGACCGGACAACAGCGGGCGCGGGAACGTGATCGCGGGCATGCTCTGGCCGGCAAAAGCACGCTCAATCGACTCGAGTTGACTCCCCCCGGAGCCAGCCCGGAGAGCCGCTACAAAAAGATCACGGCCAGCTGCAGCGACTTCTCACGTTTGTTCGTGGATCTGTTTCTCGACGCTCACCAGAGGCCGCCCGAAGAAATCATTCTCGATTTCGACGCCACCGATGATCCACTGCACGGACATCAACTCGGGCGATTCTTTCACGGTTATTACAAGCAGTACTGCTATCTGCCGCTGTATATTTTCTGTGGCGAGCACCTGCTGTGTGCGCAGCTCCGACCGGCCGATATCGATGCCAGTCTGGGGACAGTGGAACAGTTGCAGCGGATTGTGCCGTTGATTCGCCAGCGCTGGCCGGAGGTGCGAATCGTGATTCGCGGCGACAGCGGATTTTGTCGCGAGCCGATCATGCAGTGGTGCGAAAAGAACGAAGTCCAATACATTTTGGGGCTGGCCAAAAACGAGCGACTCAAGGAAATGATTGAGGCTCAGCGGGTGGCCGCCAAGCTCTTTTTTGACGACACGAAACAAGCCGCTCGCCTGTTCGCTGACCTGCGGTACCGGACGTTGAAAAGTTGGAGTTGCCAGCGGCGGGTTGTCGCCAAGGCCGAGCATCTCTCGAAAGGCGAGAACCCGCGGTTTGTGGTGACGAATCTGACAGAAGACCAGGCCGATGCCCGGACGCTGTATGAAGATCTGTATTGTCAGCGCGGCGAGATGGAAAACCGGATCAAGGAACAGCAGTTGTGTCTGTTCGCCGACCGGACGAGTTGTGCGACCATGCGGGCCAATCAACTGCGGTTGTGGTTTTCTTCGGTGGCCTATGTGCTGCTGGCGGCTCTGCGACGTCACGGCTTACAGGGAACCGATCACGCAAAGGCCCGCTGCGATACGATTCGCGTGAAGCTGCTCAAGATCGGGGCACAGGTGCGGGTGACGTGCCGGAAGGTGTGGCTGTCACTGTCGGAAGCATACCCGTATCGCGAGTTGTTCGGCCAGGTCTGGCAAAACCTGCAAGACCTCCCGCCGCGGCCTGTCCCTGGATGA
- a CDS encoding arylsulfatase has protein sequence MRTLKCSLVVAVSVFATLLGQQSANAESKQPNILVIFGDDIGMWNVGKYTHGMMGRTPNIDSIATEGLLFTDHYGQPSCTAGRAAFITGQMPVRTGMTTIGIPGSTRGIQKEDPTLAEVLKSQGYSTGQFGKNHLGDRNEFLPTVHGFDEWFGNLYHLNAEEEPEQLDYPGQKNPEYKKKYAPRGVMHAWATEQDDPTTDPVFGRVGKQKIENTGPLTRKRMETFDDEVLGHTLTWLDKNGKGDKPFFCWFNTTAIHIWSHSTNKYIQQAVDEGRAEQDVVRAKMLEHDEQVGQLLKKLEDLGVDDNTIVVYTTDNGFELMMWPDGGYGPFRGEKGTTWEGGVRVPLLIKWPGQIEPGTELNGVQSHEDLYVTLAAAAGLPDLKKELLTGKKMNDMTYKVHLDGYNNLDYWTGKTDKSARREFLYYDETDLMAIRVDAWKMHIGVKPDGSWWDEKYYPSVPYVFNLLMDPMEKMDPQSHEWGYAGRKFFAQKMWAPTAAGPFLAVHLKTLSDYPPRQGADSLSMKKAIEEAMKKMENPQGGNN, from the coding sequence ATGAGAACACTTAAGTGCAGTTTAGTTGTCGCGGTTAGCGTTTTCGCTACGTTGCTTGGTCAACAGTCCGCAAATGCAGAGTCCAAACAGCCGAACATTCTTGTCATTTTTGGTGACGACATCGGAATGTGGAATGTTGGCAAGTACACACACGGCATGATGGGTCGCACGCCAAACATTGATAGTATCGCCACAGAAGGGTTACTCTTCACAGATCATTACGGACAACCCAGTTGCACGGCCGGACGAGCGGCATTCATCACGGGACAAATGCCAGTTCGCACAGGCATGACAACGATCGGAATTCCGGGGTCAACACGTGGCATACAAAAAGAAGACCCAACGCTGGCAGAAGTACTGAAGTCACAAGGTTATTCCACTGGCCAGTTCGGCAAAAATCACCTTGGTGATCGAAATGAATTCCTCCCTACCGTTCATGGATTCGATGAGTGGTTCGGTAACCTCTACCATCTGAACGCAGAAGAGGAACCTGAGCAACTCGACTACCCAGGGCAAAAGAATCCCGAATACAAGAAGAAATACGCACCGCGCGGCGTTATGCATGCCTGGGCGACAGAGCAGGACGACCCCACAACAGACCCGGTTTTCGGTCGAGTAGGCAAACAAAAGATTGAGAATACAGGACCACTCACGCGCAAGCGAATGGAAACATTTGATGACGAGGTCCTTGGGCATACACTCACTTGGCTAGACAAGAACGGCAAGGGTGACAAACCATTTTTCTGCTGGTTCAACACTACGGCCATTCATATCTGGTCTCATTCAACAAATAAATACATTCAACAGGCGGTTGACGAAGGACGAGCCGAGCAAGACGTTGTGCGGGCGAAGATGCTTGAACATGATGAGCAGGTCGGTCAACTCCTGAAGAAGCTCGAAGACTTAGGAGTGGATGACAACACAATCGTGGTCTACACGACCGACAATGGCTTTGAATTGATGATGTGGCCCGATGGCGGCTACGGGCCTTTCCGCGGCGAAAAAGGCACAACATGGGAAGGTGGAGTCCGTGTGCCGTTGCTCATCAAATGGCCTGGCCAAATTGAACCTGGCACGGAATTGAACGGGGTTCAAAGTCATGAAGATTTGTATGTTACGCTGGCCGCGGCAGCAGGGCTCCCCGACCTTAAGAAGGAACTGCTTACCGGCAAAAAGATGAACGACATGACTTACAAAGTCCATCTCGATGGATACAACAATCTGGACTATTGGACCGGTAAGACTGATAAATCCGCGCGTCGTGAGTTTTTATATTACGACGAGACGGACTTGATGGCCATTCGTGTGGACGCTTGGAAAATGCATATCGGTGTCAAACCTGACGGAAGCTGGTGGGATGAGAAATATTACCCGAGTGTTCCATACGTTTTTAATCTGTTAATGGACCCGATGGAAAAAATGGACCCGCAAAGTCATGAATGGGGATATGCCGGGCGGAAATTCTTCGCACAGAAAATGTGGGCTCCGACTGCGGCAGGACCATTCCTGGCTGTTCATCTCAAGACTCTTTCCGACTATCCACCTCGACAGGGTGCCGATTCTTTGAGTATGAAGAAGGCGATTGAGGAAGCAATGAAGAAAATGGAGAACCCTCAAGGTGGTAACAATTAA